The genomic DNA tatgctatttataataaaacctaacatactaactaatgagctttttcagcaaggcccattacacaagccaacttaataaacaagctaacttaacaaattagggtttaaacactaaaacctaatttaacatgctaacaaccctagcatcttcgacatctgcatgctagacccatcttcgactacagcatgcacacttcgacaccagcatgtgaacaatccttcgacttcatgcttaactctgtcgaactgtcgaactaagaaactacccttcgacaatactagagttcgatccaatatctcacagttcTCAAAATAGTTCTAATTAGGATAATTAAGTAAATTTTTATGCAATGTGTTttgttatattaaattatatcaAAAGTATACTAAAATCAAAGTGATATATATGTATTTAcggatttaattaaaaaattgctAGAACCCGCCAAAACAAACTTACAAATAACTAAATTCAAAAAATGAAAGTATACCCCACCTAATTACCTTTTATTGGTCTGTTTTAGAAGTAACGGATTGCCACGTAAGTAGCAGTGAGCCATCGATAAGTTCTGATCCAACGGCGTATCTGTTTTCGGTGCAAGATTCGTAATAATGACCACAATGGTATAAAAACTTGCCAACGCTTTCTCGATTAGCATCTCACCATCTTCATCACTCTTCAATTCTCACCTTTTCTTACACACAGGGAATTCTCTTCAAGAATCTAGTCTTCGAAGTGCAAAATGGCCGGAGGAAGGAAAGGAGGAGGACCAAGGAAGAAGTCTGTCACCAGATCCGTCAGAGCTGGACTTCAATTTCCAGTCGGAAGAATCGGTCGATTCTTGAAGAAAGGTAGATATGCTCAGCGTGTTGGTACCGGTGCTCCTGTTTACTTAGCTGCTGTTCTTGAATATCTTGCTGCTGAGGTAAATTTCAATTTCCACCTGTTTTTATTTGAACTGCTATTAATTAGGGATTTTGAATTTGAGAttctaatttttgaaatttggttATTGTTCAGGTTCTTGAGTTGGCTGGAAATGCAGCACGTGACAACAAGAAGAATAGGATCAGTCCAAGACATTTGTTGCTGGCTATTAGGAACGATGAAGAGCTTGGAAAATTGCTAGCTGGTGTTACCATTGCTCATGGTGGTGTTCTACCTAACATCAACCCTGTGCTTTTGCCAAAGAGGAATGAAAATGCTGCTGCTAGTACTCCCAAGTCTCTATCAAAGGCTAAGAAATCCCCAAAGAAGGCTTAGATAGAAAGGTTTTAGATGCTAGGCTTTGTTTATTCCTTTTCGTTTTATGTTGATATCTAAGTTTAGCTTTTATTGTAGCCGAAATATTCGATGTATATCTATCGGTGTAATTCAAATTTCTCTGTATCTCACGGTGAGtttgattaataaattaaaacaaccCTTTGGTTTTATGTTAATGCTCCACTCCCACTTCACACGTTTGTAAGTGTTAATAAGCCAGTTCATGGTGTAAGGTAACATGTACAAACTCTAGCGTTTCAGAATTAATGTGTTTATTAAAAGATTCCATTCATACACCTTGACAAAAATGATTTCAAACAAAGATGTATTAAACTTCCCTTATGTCAATACCTCCACCGTTAGCTTATTATAACTCCCCGTTAGCTTATTATAACGCCTTGAAATAGTCTAAATTGCAAAAACTAAATGTAGGATACTTATTTCTCTTTCATAttagaaaacaaaataatatagtcAATAATCAATTGCCTCCAAACTCTACCAAATATGTTTATCCTTTTAATTTTCCCCAAATCAataaatcaattttcttccaatAAATATAAAAACTCTAGTTCAGAACCATTACTAGTCTAGCCTCAACAATCCAAAAAAACTCTAAAATGCAGAAATTTGTTATCTTGCAGCAACAAtccataaaaaattgaaaaaaaaaacttgtgtTCTTCTCGAAACTTGTTCTTCCCCAATTTTGCTTTTGTTGCAGATTTCTTAGTTCCCCCCTTTTAGTATGATTTTGGGTCATGATTTTAGTGTTGTCGCATGTTTGTTTTCCGCTGCATCCTGTTGGATTTCTGGTAGGTTGTTTTTATTATCCTCTAAAAATTGTTTGAGCGTTTCCTAAAATTTTACAAATCTTATCAACTCTTTCTGTGAAACTGTTTTTCTTAGAAAATGAAGCTTTCTTAatcattttcattcattcatacaaaTCCATTTTTATTGTATAGTTTATGAGTTCCACATGACAAATCAACAAAAAAGGTAAATTTGGATTCCATAGGAGAATTCAACAAAAATGATGAATTTGATTTTTAGTAACAATAACCCAATCTTTCCACTAACAACAACCCATAAAGAGTTGAAAAAAAGAGAATGAGACTATGGAGTAGATTATTCTGAGACATTTGTGCCAGTTGAAAAAATGAATACAGTTAGGACGATATTATCTTTAACAGTTAATTGTAATTGGAACTTAAATCTATTTGATATGAAGAAAACATTCCTTTATGGTGAACATGAAAAAGAAATCTACATGGATGTACCTCCTAGATTCCACAAACGTACTACCATTAACACCGTGTGCAAGTTTAAAAAAATCTTTATATGGGTTAAAGCAATTGCCACGAACATGGTTTGAAAGATTCACTAAAGTAATGATAATTTTGGGCTTCAAATAAAGTCAATGAGATCAATCCTTATTTATCAGACATTTTGAAACAGGGGGAGTAACTATGTTATTGGTATGTATGGATGATATTATAGTCACATGTAATGGTGAGGAAGGACAAGAATTATTGGATATAAACTTAGCCAAGGAATTTGAGATTAAATCCTTGGGAAAATTGAAATACTTTATGGGAATTGAAGTTGCTCACTCTAAGAAAGGAATTTTCATATCTCAACAGAAATACATTACTGATCTTCGACAGGAAACTGACAAGACAACATTCAAGCCTGTAAATACACTAGTTGATCCAAGTGTAAAGCTGGGAAATGTATAAGAAGATATTGCAGTTGATAAGGAAATGTATCCGATATCAGTTGGAAAACTTATATACCTCTCACATACTAAACCTGTTGTTACTTCTTGTTAGCTTAGTCAGCCAATTCATGCACCGACCAAAGGAGATTCACTTATAAGCTGCACTCTGAATTATACAATATTTGAGAGGAATGCTTGGTAGAGGAATTTTGTTTGAAAGAAACGAGAGTATAGGTCTTGAACCATATACTGATGTCGACTATGTAGGGTCAATTGTGGATAGGAGATTAACTATAGGTTATTGCATTTTCCAAGGTGGAAATCTTGTGACAttgaaaagtaaaaaacaaaatatagtaTCAAGATCTAGTGCTGAAGTAGAGTTCATGGAAATGGCACAAGGGATATGTGAACTAATATGGCTGAAATCAATCTTAGAAGATATAAGGATAAAGTGTGATGAATCGATGATACTTTAATGTGATATAAGTCTGTTATAAGCATAACTCATAACTCAGTGCAACATGACAAAACCAAACATATTAAGGTTGATAGACACTTCATTAAAGATAAATTAGACAGTGGCTTTATTTGCACTCCTTATGTGTAGAGGTGTCAATTTAAAGGGCTAGGGCCTAATATTTAAGGCCCTAAAAATATAAAGCGCCTAAATATCTAAATGTAAATGAGCCCCAAATTGAATAGGGCCTTAAAATAAAGGCCCCTAAATTTGAAGTAAGGCCTCAAGGCCCAACCTTTTTCACAAAATATTTTTcaccaaaaattaattttttaatttttcattcaaaaatatttttttatttttaataaataaaattttttttattttttttaaaaccgattttttttttattttcacaaaatttaaattttctatattttcgaaaaaaaatcgTTTTTTTACCGGAAAATCGACTTGTATTTTCGtaaaaaaattgggattttgccGAAAAAGTCAACTTTTGTATTTTTGACGAAAAATCGATTTCTCTTCAGAAAAAGccgattttttatttttgttaaaaaaaaatggttttttcggaaaaatcgattttttaaattttcgaaaaaaaatatttttttgtcggAAAATCGACTTCTTGTATTTTCgacaaaaattgattttttccgaaaaagttgactttttatatttctgacaaaaaattgattttttttcgaaaaagtcgactttttataTTCTCGATAAAAAttcagtttttttgaaaaaaaaacaactttttatattttcgtAAAAAAATCGGGATTTTTCCGAAAAAGTCAACTTTTGTATTTTTGACGAAAAAATCGATTTCTGTTCACAAAAAgtagattttttatattttcaaaaaatcgaTTTCGGAAAAAtcgattttttaaattttcagaaaaaaatatttttttgtcggGAAATCGACTTCTTGTATTTTCgacaaaaattgattttttccgAAAAAGTCGACTTCTTGTATTTTCgacaaaaattgattttttccgaaaaagtcgactttttatattttcgattaaaaaattgtttttttccagaaaagtcgagtttttacagtttcgaaaaaaattaatttttccggAAATGTCGactattttcttttttgaaaaaaatttatttttcgaataaaaaatcttttttcgaaaaaaacatctttttgtatttcgaaaaaaatcgatttttttttccagaaaaagtcgacttttttatttttgaaaataaaaaggttatttttttcgaaaaaatcaatttttatgttttcgaaaaaaaatccattttttcccCCAAAAATATCTATTTCAGACTATTTAGTttcaaacaaattataatttGGGGCCCTTACTTAGGCCccataaaaagtaaaaatataagGGGGCTTTGAAATATAGGGCCAAagaataatttatattataaagGGCCTAAAATAGAAGGGCCTTATAGGGGCCTATTTGTTAGGGCTTTACAATTTTGGGCTTTTTTGACCCCTCTACTTATGTGTCTTCACAA from Vicia villosa cultivar HV-30 ecotype Madison, WI unplaced genomic scaffold, Vvil1.0 ctg.000004F_1_1_1, whole genome shotgun sequence includes the following:
- the LOC131621329 gene encoding histone H2A.1-like, translated to MAGGRKGGGPRKKSVTRSVRAGLQFPVGRIGRFLKKGRYAQRVGTGAPVYLAAVLEYLAAEVLELAGNAARDNKKNRISPRHLLLAIRNDEELGKLLAGVTIAHGGVLPNINPVLLPKRNENAAASTPKSLSKAKKSPKKA